The nucleotide sequence GAACCAATGCCGGCGTACCTGTCTACGGTGCGGGCACACCTGCGGGATCACGCAGCGGATCTTACGGTCCGGGCAGTTACGGTCCGGGCAATTACGGTTCCGGGCCGACCCCTCCTTCCGGTCCGCGTCCTCCGTTCGGCCCCACTCCCCCGCACGGCCCTACTCCGCCGCAGGGGTGGGAACAAAAACCGGCCACACCCAAACGCAAGGGACCCGGCGCGGCCATCGTCGCAGTGTCTGCCGGTGCAGCGCTCCTGGCCGGCGGCACGTTGAAGGCGCTCGACGCCGGCAACGTCATTGATCTGGGCAACACAGCCAACGCCGTGGTGTGGGCAACCGGTGCTGCCGTGCTGGGTCTGGGCATCCTGGTCGCGGGACTTCGGGGACGGACATCCGGCCTGCTTGGCTTCTTGGCCGTCGTAGCCCTGATCGTTGGCGGAATCTTCAATGTAGTTCCCCGGAATGGCGATCGCTGGACCTTCCACGACGTCAACTGGGCACCGACAAGCCTGGAACAGGCACGCCAGGGCATCAGCGTCACCGGAGCCAAGGGAACTGTTGACCTGAGCAATGTCACCACCACGCCGCCGCTGATCTCCGAGGTCCTGGTCCCGGTGGACGCAACCGCCAGCAATGTCACGGTCATCATCCCGGACGATGTTCCCGTGGAGGTCAAGGCAGACATGACTTTCGGCAACCTCAACGAACGCGGCGCAGACCGCGGTGGCCGGCTCCAGGACGACAGCACCCTCTACAACACCGGGAAACCCGGGGCCAACCTCGTAGTGGAAATCGACGGAACCTTCAGCAACGTGACCATCAAGGAAGGAAACTGACATGAGCACGAACGAGCCCTTCACGACCCCCGGATCTCAGCCCACCGAGCCACTGCCCAAGGAAACCCGCCCTACGGAAGCCCTGCCGAAGCCCGGTCTCCAGCCGATCCCCCTGACGCCGCCTTTGGAGCCCAGCTTCCGGGTGGAACACCAAGAGGAGGACGAACCCAGGCAGGCCCGCATTGGAACCGTAGTGTGGGGTCTGATCGTGGTGGCCCTGGCGGCACTGATCATCATCTCCACTCTTGGCTGGGTGTCATTGAACGGTACCTATGTGCTGATAGGCCTGATGATCGGAGCCGGGGCCGCACTGGTGGTCGGCGGACTCCTCTCGGCCCGTAAGGGCTCCGCGAAATCCAAGAGCCCTGCCCCGTGATCCACCCGATCCATCCGATCCACGTGACAAAGCAACCACAACAGGGAAGTGTGTAGCCATGGACAAGTTCTTCAGCATCGTCAGGGGCTTCGGCCTGAAGCGGGGACCACAACGCTGGCTGGGTGGCGTGTGCGGAGGCATCGCCGCGAAGCTCAGGGTGGATGTGGCTTACGTCCGGGTGGCCTTCCTGCTCTTCTGCCTGCTCCCCGGGCCGGCAGTGGTGGTGTACATCCTCGGCTGGCTCATCCTTCCGGACCAGAACAACAAGATCGCCCTCGAATCCTTCATCAGCCAACGCTCCCGGTAACCATTCGGGCAAACCTGCCGAACCCGGACAGAACATGAAGCGCCCCGCCGGCCCGGCGGGGCGCTTTTCGCTGATTTCGGCCATGTTTCCAGCACCGCACATCCGTGCTCGAAGGTAACCGTTTGTGTCCTACCCCACATGCCCGTCTACAATCATGGGGAGCTCAGCGTGGCGCTCTTGCACGTATTCCTCCAAGCCATGAGTGAGCAAACATGAAAATTGGCATTCTTACCAGCGGTGGCGACTGCCCCGGACTCAACGCAGTGATCCGGGGAGCAGTCCTCAAAGGCATTGCCATCCACGGCCAGGAATTCGTCGGCTTCCGCGACGGCTGGCGCGGTGTGGTTGAAGGCGATGTCATAGACATCCCCCGCACCATGGTCCGCGGTATCGCCAAGCAAGGTGGAACCATCCTGGGTACTTCCCGGACGAATCCGTTCGAAAACGGCGGCGGTCCCGATGTCATCAAGGCCCACATGGAACGCCTGGGCATTGACGCCATCATCGCCATTGGAGGTGAGGGAACCCTGGCTGCGGCCAAGCGCCTCACCGACGCCGGCCTGAAAATCGTTGGCGTGCCCAAGACCGTGGACAACGACCTCGATGCCACTGACTACACCTTCGGCTTCGACACCGCAGTCCAAATCGCGACCGAAGCCATCGACCGGCTCCGCACCACCGGCGAGTCGCACCACCGCTGCATGATCGCGGAGGTCATGGGACGGCACGTTGGCTGGATTGCCCTCCACGCGGGCATGGCAGCGGGCGCCCACGCGATCCTGATTCCGGAGCAGAAAGCCAGCATCGAACAGATCACGGAGTGGGTACAGGAAGCCCACGACCGTGGCCGCGCCCCTTTGGTGGTTGTGGCGGAGGGCTTCGTCCCGGACCACATGGAATCCCCGCACTCCGAGCGCGGCCTGGATACTTTCGGCCGCCCCCGCCTGGGTGGCATCGCCGACCAGCTGGCCCCCGAGATCGAGGCCCGTACAGGCATTGAAACCCGTGCCACCATCCTCGGCCACATCCAACGCGGTGGCGTGCCTACGGCCTACGACCGCGTCCTGGCTACCCGGCTCGGCATGGCTGCCATCGACTCCGTGGTCGAAGGCCGCTGGGGCACCATGGTTGCCCTCAAGGGCACGGATATCTCGCACGTGGGCTTCGAGGAAGCCCTCGGCAAGCTCAAGACCGTGCCGCAGCACCGCTACGACGAAGCATCGGTCCTGTTCGGCTAGGCTGAATCCATGACTCTGGAGCCCACGTCCGCTGCAATCATCCAGCTGGCGTGGGCTCGCCATTTGGGGCTCGACGACGACGCTTTCGCCGGCGCCGCTGCCGCACTCGCCCCTGAAGGGACTGCTCCGGGCGACCCCGACGCCAGGATCATCCGCGTTGACGACTCAGCCCGTGCACTGGTTTTCCTGCGGCTGTTCGGGGTGTCGGCCTTGGTGGGTCCGCAGTGGGCAATGGACGCGGCGGAGGGAATCCCCGATACCGAGTTGGCCCAGCACGTGACATTGTTGACGCTGACGCGGTCGCACGGCGGGCACGGACTTGGCTCGTCGGCCCTGTTCTTCGCAGACGACCTTCCCCTGCAGCAGCCGTCCGAAGACCTCACGGTTTCCCACGGCAATCCCGAGGCCATCAGCCTGGAAGGTCTATGCCCTCCCGACGATGTGAATGAAGTGGGACTCCAAAACCTGGAGCACCGCTTCACCATCATGCATCCGGAAGAGGAGCAACCCACCCCTGTGGCCTGCGGCGCCTACTCCGAGTGGGAGGGAATCCTGGCCAACATGGGAGTGCTGGTGGCTCCCCCGTGGCGCAGGCGCGGAATCGGAAGGTTGGCTGCTTCGATCGCCGCCCACGAAGCACTTGCTGCCGGACTGACCCTGCAATGGAAGGCAGATGTGAGCAACACCGGAGCACTCGCGATGGCCCGCAGCCTCGGCTTCGCCACGGGCGGGCTTCACGCGAGCGTGCTCCTCGGCTGATTCCGCCCGGAGTTTTGTCCAGCCAATGCCCTTCGGGGAGTCTCCCCCAGGGCATCAGCCGGACAAAGACTCCACGCTTAGCGCTGGAGTTCGGCGTCGGCCGTTTCAGCCTGGGCAGGAGCCTTCGCGCCCCAACCGGAAACAGACTTCGGTTTGCCGAAGAACAGAGCGACGACGGCGCCCAGCAGGATCGCGAAGGCCGGCAGCATGATGGACTGGCTCATCGCCGTCGAGAATCCCGCGTGCAGGAATTCCGGCAAAGTGCCGCCCATGGAGACCTCGCCGACCGGCGCGCCTGCTGGCGCGGCCGGGAGCTCAGCCGCCAGGCGTGACTGGATCAGGGCAGCGATCGCAGCCGAACCCAGCACGGCACCGATCTGGCGCGTGGTGTTGAAGACGCCCGATCCGGCACCGGCCTGGCGCGGTTCCAGGTTGCGGGTGGTGGCGTTGGACACTGGCCCCCAAATGAAGGCATTGGCCACACCCTGCAAGGCGCTGGGCAGCAGGAACATCCAGATGGGAGTGTCCGGGCCCAGCAAGGAAGCGGTCCAGAACAGGGCTCCGGAGAGGCAAAGCAGGCCGAAGGATGCGAACCATCGGGGGTTGGCCCGGTCGATCAGCTTGCCCACGAACGGCGCCAGGGCACCTGAGATCACTGCCATGGGGATCATGAGCAGGGCCGACTGGGTCGGCGTCAGGCCCCGGACGGTCTGGTAGTAGAAGATGGTGGGCAAAGGGAACGCTGTCACCGTGAAGCCGACAGCCATGATGGTGGTGTTGCCCAAGGAGAAGTTGCGTTCCTTGAACAGCCCCAGGGGAAGCAGCGGTTCACCTCCGCGGCGTTCGAGGATCCACTGCCAGAGGACAAAGACCACGAGAACCGCGAGACCGGTGATGATCAGGCCCCACACCGAAATGAACCCAGTCACAGTGCCCCACTTGTAGGTCTGGCCTTCCTGGATTCCGAATACCAGCAAGAACATGCCGACGGCGGAAAGCAGCACGCCCAGAACGTCGAAGGAGTGGCTGTGCGTGGTCAGTTTGGGTACGAACCGCATGACCAGGATGAAAGCCACAAGACCGATCGGGACGTTGACGAAGAAGATCCACTCCCAGCCGAGGCTGTCGACCAGCACGCCGCCCAGGATGGGGCCCACCAGTACGGCCATGCCTGCAGTGGCTCCCCACAGGCCCATGGCGGCACCGCGCCGGTCCGGCGGGAAGATACGCGTGATGACGGCCATGGTCTGGGGAGTCATCATGGCGGCACCGAGTCCTTGCACCGCCCTGGCAGCGATCAGCATGGTCACGTCGCCGGAAAGGCCGCACCACAGCGAGGCCAGGGTAAAGACCACCAAGCCGATGAGGTACAGGTTCTTGGGTCCGAAGCGGTCACCAAGCCTGCCGGTGATGAGAAGGGGTACTGCATAGGCCAGCAGGTAGGCGCTGGTGACCCAGATAACGGCGTTGATGTCAGTATTGAGGCCTTCCATGATCCGCGGATTCGCGACCGACACAATGGTGGTGTCGATGAGGATCATGAAGAAGCCAACCACGAGTGACCACAGTGCGGGCCATGGCTTAGCTATGTTTTCCAAGGGATTCCTTTGGCTTGTTTGAAAGTCCGGTGAGGGCAGGGCGGGGTTCATCCCAGGGCAGCTGCCCGGTGCCCAACTCCTCAAGGAGACCGCGGATCCACGCGATCTCGGTTCGAAGCATGGCTTGCTGATAAGTGATGTCGATCCAGTATTTGCGGTCCAGCCCCTTGGCCGTCACGGCCTCCTCGGCATGGACCAGGAAGTCGAGGTCGGCGTTCAAGGCGACCAGCCGGTCCTCCAAGAGGCCGGTCACCACCTCCGCGGGGAGGTGGTGCGCTTCGGCAATGGCATGGGGAAAGACGGGGTATTCGTTGACGGGAGCAGCGAGCATGGCCTGGAGCCGCGCGTCCAATGCCGCATGTCCAGCCTCCGTAATCCGATACGTGGTCCGCTCGGGGCGGTTGCCTTCGCGCTCCGTCCCTGTCGCCTCCACGAGTCCGTGTTCCTCAAGCCGTCCGACCGCGTGATAGAGCGTGCCCGGACGGACCTTGACCAACCGGTCCTCGTGACGGGCCATCAGCACCTGGTACATCTCGTAGGGATGCATGGGTTGCTCGGCGAGAAGCGCCAATGACGCAACGCCCAACGGCGTCAACTCAGCACTTTTGGCCACAGCCTGCTCCTCCCATCAAGAATATTCCACAACAACTATTCCACGTGGAGTAATCAGGTGCAAGTAAACCCCGGCTGCTGCTGCGGCCGGGGTTTACCTGGAAAGCCCGGTCAGCCCAGGAGGGCCAGGATTTCCGTGCGGGCGAACATCGAGGCGGCGTCGCGCGCGCTGGGCGTACCGGCGTCGGGATCCGCTCCCGCATCCAAAAGGGCCCTGGCGACCCCGGTATATCCCTTGAAAACGGCGCCTGCGAGAGGCGTCTGTCCGCGGTCGTTCGCAGCGTTGACATCGGCACCATGGTGGATGATCAACTGCACGGCGTCCTCATGTCCGTGGTAGGCCGCGAGCATCAACAGCGAATCCCCTGCCGCGTTGGTGAGGGTGGCGGGGGCTCCGGCGTTCAGATAGCCCCGCAGCAACTCCGTGTTTCCCTCACGGGCGGCGTCGAACAGGGCATGGGCCAGAGCCAGCGTCTCCTCATCGGGGCCTGTCTGGTCGTTTGTGGCAGCAGGGCCATCGCTTGGGGTCATCGGTGGGGTCCCTTCAGGAATCCAGTCTGGCGCCCGACAACCTGTCCGGCGTCGGGGGCGACGATCACTTCCTGGGCTGCGATGTAAGGCTCCTCGCCGTCCATCACCGTGAGGGTTTCCTCCGCGGAAACGGACCGCTTGATCACGGCCAACGCCACAGGGCCCATCTCGAAGTGCTGCGCCACCGATGTCAGAGTACCCACCTTGCGTTCCCCGGCAAATACAACACTGCCCACAGCCGGCAAGGTGTGCTGGGAACCATCGAGCTGAAGGAACACCAGCCGCCTCGGCGGGTGCCCGAGATTGTGGACCCGGGCGATGGTTTCCTGGCCCTTGTAGCAACCCTTGTTCAGGTGCACCGAGGTGCGCAGCAGATCCAGTTCATGCGGAATCGTCTTCTCGTCGGTCTCCGCGCCCAGACGGGGCCGCCAGGCAGCCACCCTCAACGCGTCCGCTGCCATGGCGCCGGCCAGCGGGAGGCCCTCCACCGCGGTCTCGAGCTCAGCTGCGGGAACAAGGAATTCGTACCAGGGCCGCTCCAGCCCGGGGTGGGATTCCTCCGGCACGATGCTGTACGCGTAACCCCCAGGACCCACGTGCGGCCACGGATCCTCCCACACAAGGCGGGAGGAGAACTGCTCCAGCGGTTTGGTGGCCCCCACCACGGCCCACTGCTCCGAGACGTCGTCGATCTCCACCCGGAGCATGAACTTCATTTTGTTCAGCCAGTCAGCCAGGGGCGCCGCTTCGGCCGCTTCGACGATCAGCCAGGTGGTCCCGCCGTCGTCAATTACGCGGGCGTCGAACTCGATGCGCCCTTGGACGCTCAACAACAAAAGTTCGCTGGAGACGCCCGGCTGCAGGTTGGTGAGCTGCTGGGAGGACAGCGTGTTCAGCCAGCTCAGGCGGTCCGGTCCGGCCACGGTCACCACGCCGCGGTGGGACAGATCCACGACGGCGGTGCCCGCTGCCAAAGCGCGCTGCTCACGCAACGGTTCGCCGTAGTGTGCCGCGACGCCTTCGTCCAGACCGGTATCTTCAACGGCGCCAGGGCGCGACAACAGAGGGCTCTTGTAAGTCATATGTAGTAGAAGTCCTTGCGGCTCAGGGGTATTCCGGGTTGGGCAATATTTCGCTTCAGCGGTACTCCGGGTTATCAAAATCGAACCGGGTGCCGGCCTTCCACTCTTCGGGCAGGTTGCCGTAGGCGGGAATGCCCCCGGCATCACGCAGGAGCTTGGCCATATGGAGCAGGTTCCAGGTCATGAAGGTGGTGTTCCTGTTAGTAAAATCACTCTCCGGGCCACCGGATCCTTCGTCCAAATAGCTGGGTCCCGGTCCCACAGCACCGATCCAGCCGGCATCGGCCTGGGGCGGAATGGTGAAACCGATGTGCTGGAGACTGTAGAGCACGTTCATGGCACAGTGCTTGATGCCGTCCTCGTTGCCGGTGATCAGGCAACCGCCCACCTTGGGGTAGAAAGCCCACTGCCCCTTGCTGGTCAGCTCACCGGAGTGGGCATACAGCCGCTCAATGAGTTTCTTGGTCTGGGAGGAGTTGTCGCCCAACCAAATGGGACCCGCAACCACCACGATGTCAGCGTCACGGACAGCGGGATAGAGTTCCGGCCATTCGTCTGTCTTCCAGCCGTGTTCACGCATGTCCGGATAGACGCCGCTGGCGATGTCGTGGTCCACGGTGCGGATAAGGCGTGTCGTGACGCCTTGCTTTTCCATGATGTCCCGGCTGATCCGGATCAGGCCATCGGTGTTGCTGAGCTGCGGTGAGGGCTTCAGGGTGCCGTTGAAGAAGACGGCCTTAAGGCCCTCGTAGCCGCCTGGTTTGGGGTGATCGGTCACTTTCTGCTCCTTCTGCCTGGCGTGCTGCGCGGAACGTACGGTGAACCCTTTGGGTCAGGAAACCTTGTGCAGGAACGCCGATGCGTGGGCTTCGAGGGTCTTGCCGTTGGCTGCGACATCCCAGCGCCACAGGAGGTTGCCGTCCACCAAGCCGAAGATCCGGGTGGCTGCAGTGTATTCCTTGGAGTGGCTCCCGCGCATCACCATGTCGGTGCTCAGCTGGATCTGGGGTCCCTTGATCTGGCCGTAGTAAAGCTCGGTGATGCCGCCGGGGTGGGCGATCGAGACGGAGATATCGAATCCGCCGTCCTTGTTGCGGCGCTCTTCGACTTCATCTGCCGTTTTGAGAACGGGGACGATGTCCGCCGGGATCAGTCCAGGTCCGCCGTCGCCTTCCTCAAGTTTCCGCTCCAACGCCCAGAACCCGGTCTCCACTGTCAACGGACGCAACTTTGCGCCGGCGTCGTCGCTGATCCAGGTCTCGGCCCGGTATTGCAGGTACGGCAGGCCGTTGTGGGTGAACGAAACGTGCTGGACGAAATGTTCCGAATCCTCGTCGCCGCTGCCGAGCCGGCCGCGGCCCTCCCACTCACCAATGAGCCAGGAAAGGGGAACGAGTTCGGGCGTCAGATCTGTGGGGATCTCAATAGGCACAACAGTTACCTCGGTTGGGCTGCAGAACCAGAAAGCTTACTTCTGGCCCTTGAAAAGGCGGTAGACAACAAATCCTGCAAACCACGCCATGGCGATGCTGGCCAGGCCAAGGAGAACGAGGAAGAAGATTTCAAATGCGAGTACAGACATGATGCAATCCTAACCGCTAGTAGATGAGTAGTTTGTCTATGAAGTAAGCCAAGGCGCCCACGGCCCAGACCGGGGCCACGCCCATTCCAACAGCTGCAGGAATGTTAAGCCTCCCCCGC is from Paenarthrobacter nicotinovorans and encodes:
- a CDS encoding PspC domain-containing protein encodes the protein MNANSMNPEEPGASGTAGPSGSSDTAGPSGSSASTGASGSPSGASDQPTAGASAGTGPAAGTYAPAEDAPQAPQQNFFDWIRDQGIRRGPDRWIGGVASGVAHRFGIDPLIVRGIFIVLALFAGVGVLLYGIAWALLPEPDGRIHVQEAGAGRWSGGMTGALITVIIGLPSLGRGFWGWGWNGLPGLFWTLFWMGGVFYLIYFLVQRNKASKGAAPMSPQNYAAAPGGTAAYGAPASYPATGTNAGVPVYGAGTPAGSRSGSYGPGSYGPGNYGSGPTPPSGPRPPFGPTPPHGPTPPQGWEQKPATPKRKGPGAAIVAVSAGAALLAGGTLKALDAGNVIDLGNTANAVVWATGAAVLGLGILVAGLRGRTSGLLGFLAVVALIVGGIFNVVPRNGDRWTFHDVNWAPTSLEQARQGISVTGAKGTVDLSNVTTTPPLISEVLVPVDATASNVTVIIPDDVPVEVKADMTFGNLNERGADRGGRLQDDSTLYNTGKPGANLVVEIDGTFSNVTIKEGN
- a CDS encoding PspC domain-containing protein, which codes for MDKFFSIVRGFGLKRGPQRWLGGVCGGIAAKLRVDVAYVRVAFLLFCLLPGPAVVVYILGWLILPDQNNKIALESFISQRSR
- a CDS encoding 6-phosphofructokinase, translated to MKIGILTSGGDCPGLNAVIRGAVLKGIAIHGQEFVGFRDGWRGVVEGDVIDIPRTMVRGIAKQGGTILGTSRTNPFENGGGPDVIKAHMERLGIDAIIAIGGEGTLAAAKRLTDAGLKIVGVPKTVDNDLDATDYTFGFDTAVQIATEAIDRLRTTGESHHRCMIAEVMGRHVGWIALHAGMAAGAHAILIPEQKASIEQITEWVQEAHDRGRAPLVVVAEGFVPDHMESPHSERGLDTFGRPRLGGIADQLAPEIEARTGIETRATILGHIQRGGVPTAYDRVLATRLGMAAIDSVVEGRWGTMVALKGTDISHVGFEEALGKLKTVPQHRYDEASVLFG
- a CDS encoding GNAT family N-acetyltransferase, coding for MTLEPTSAAIIQLAWARHLGLDDDAFAGAAAALAPEGTAPGDPDARIIRVDDSARALVFLRLFGVSALVGPQWAMDAAEGIPDTELAQHVTLLTLTRSHGGHGLGSSALFFADDLPLQQPSEDLTVSHGNPEAISLEGLCPPDDVNEVGLQNLEHRFTIMHPEEEQPTPVACGAYSEWEGILANMGVLVAPPWRRRGIGRLAASIAAHEALAAGLTLQWKADVSNTGALAMARSLGFATGGLHASVLLG
- a CDS encoding DHA2 family efflux MFS transporter permease subunit; translation: MENIAKPWPALWSLVVGFFMILIDTTIVSVANPRIMEGLNTDINAVIWVTSAYLLAYAVPLLITGRLGDRFGPKNLYLIGLVVFTLASLWCGLSGDVTMLIAARAVQGLGAAMMTPQTMAVITRIFPPDRRGAAMGLWGATAGMAVLVGPILGGVLVDSLGWEWIFFVNVPIGLVAFILVMRFVPKLTTHSHSFDVLGVLLSAVGMFLLVFGIQEGQTYKWGTVTGFISVWGLIITGLAVLVVFVLWQWILERRGGEPLLPLGLFKERNFSLGNTTIMAVGFTVTAFPLPTIFYYQTVRGLTPTQSALLMIPMAVISGALAPFVGKLIDRANPRWFASFGLLCLSGALFWTASLLGPDTPIWMFLLPSALQGVANAFIWGPVSNATTRNLEPRQAGAGSGVFNTTRQIGAVLGSAAIAALIQSRLAAELPAAPAGAPVGEVSMGGTLPEFLHAGFSTAMSQSIMLPAFAILLGAVVALFFGKPKSVSGWGAKAPAQAETADAELQR
- a CDS encoding PadR family transcriptional regulator, which encodes MAKSAELTPLGVASLALLAEQPMHPYEMYQVLMARHEDRLVKVRPGTLYHAVGRLEEHGLVEATGTEREGNRPERTTYRITEAGHAALDARLQAMLAAPVNEYPVFPHAIAEAHHLPAEVVTGLLEDRLVALNADLDFLVHAEEAVTAKGLDRKYWIDITYQQAMLRTEIAWIRGLLEELGTGQLPWDEPRPALTGLSNKPKESLGKHS
- a CDS encoding ankyrin repeat domain-containing protein, whose translation is MTPSDGPAATNDQTGPDEETLALAHALFDAAREGNTELLRGYLNAGAPATLTNAAGDSLLMLAAYHGHEDAVQLIIHHGADVNAANDRGQTPLAGAVFKGYTGVARALLDAGADPDAGTPSARDAASMFARTEILALLG
- the ygfZ gene encoding CAF17-like 4Fe-4S cluster assembly/insertion protein YgfZ is translated as MTYKSPLLSRPGAVEDTGLDEGVAAHYGEPLREQRALAAGTAVVDLSHRGVVTVAGPDRLSWLNTLSSQQLTNLQPGVSSELLLLSVQGRIEFDARVIDDGGTTWLIVEAAEAAPLADWLNKMKFMLRVEIDDVSEQWAVVGATKPLEQFSSRLVWEDPWPHVGPGGYAYSIVPEESHPGLERPWYEFLVPAAELETAVEGLPLAGAMAADALRVAAWRPRLGAETDEKTIPHELDLLRTSVHLNKGCYKGQETIARVHNLGHPPRRLVFLQLDGSQHTLPAVGSVVFAGERKVGTLTSVAQHFEMGPVALAVIKRSVSAEETLTVMDGEEPYIAAQEVIVAPDAGQVVGRQTGFLKGPHR
- a CDS encoding flavodoxin family protein, which gives rise to MTDHPKPGGYEGLKAVFFNGTLKPSPQLSNTDGLIRISRDIMEKQGVTTRLIRTVDHDIASGVYPDMREHGWKTDEWPELYPAVRDADIVVVAGPIWLGDNSSQTKKLIERLYAHSGELTSKGQWAFYPKVGGCLITGNEDGIKHCAMNVLYSLQHIGFTIPPQADAGWIGAVGPGPSYLDEGSGGPESDFTNRNTTFMTWNLLHMAKLLRDAGGIPAYGNLPEEWKAGTRFDFDNPEYR
- a CDS encoding nitrobindin family protein, which produces MPIEIPTDLTPELVPLSWLIGEWEGRGRLGSGDEDSEHFVQHVSFTHNGLPYLQYRAETWISDDAGAKLRPLTVETGFWALERKLEEGDGGPGLIPADIVPVLKTADEVEERRNKDGGFDISVSIAHPGGITELYYGQIKGPQIQLSTDMVMRGSHSKEYTAATRIFGLVDGNLLWRWDVAANGKTLEAHASAFLHKVS